The Spinacia oleracea cultivar Varoflay chromosome 2, BTI_SOV_V1, whole genome shotgun sequence DNA segment AATGGAATACAGCAAAATCATCCATTCTCATGAACGTTTCTTTTGGAGATCTGTTTTGTGAGAAATGTGAAAGAACTTAATTAAGCGTTAACCTATATTGGTAGCTACTGAATAACTGCCTTTGATATTATCCTATTAAaaatgattaattaaaatattaataaccgCAAAAGATTAACGTTAATTATATCCTTAAATAAACCGTGTGCGTGCCACGTGCTAATcttgattaataatatatagccATATTATCAACCCAATACTAGCACACCAAGCTCAATGCTCACTTGACCCAATAGCTTAAGCCCATGTCATATTCAATATAGGTAGCTCATGGGTATATTTGAAGATATGCAAAACAACATATTTCTTCTAAAAAAGTTGAAGACTATATCTAACAATAATTTCGGAGATTAGATTTACTTCTGTCTCATCCCCTGAGTAACTTGAGCTTTTTTTGTAACATCCTTTTTGCAGGACAGAAATGGATGACGTGTTTACCAGGATCTTGGATTTGACATCTTACCTAAGCAGTCCACTACTTCACGTACTTGGTGAGTTCTTTGGTACACTGGTATTTATATATGATGCCATTATGTGTAGTTGGATTGCGTTTTCCAATGAGCTTTTAATTCATGCTATAAGTGTTTATTAGTTGTAGTTTGCGTGCTTTTCTAATTTCACGTGTTTATTTCTCATCAGAGGATTTGTTCTTCGGAATCTTTTATGGAGAGTATTCAAGTTCTGTGAGTTATCATGAGCGAAGATCTGATTTTGGAGATTGTTCATCATCTTCTAAACATAATCTTGCCATATATAGAGGAATACAGAGTAGAGCTCTAAATGACAAAGAGCCATTTTGTGTAAATACAAGTACAGAAACAGAAACAGAAGCCGAAACAGGACAGAATCATGGAGGAATTCCCATTGTTTTTAAAGGGTGATGTTACTTTTTCTCTAGTACCTGTTTTCGTGTTTTCATTCGTGTAAAATACAACACTCGTAATGTACTTCTTATGTTACCTGTATACTTACCTGTAGTTGTTGCATCTTTAGTGTAGGTTGATTCTTCAATTATGTGGGTCGAGAGTTTTTCAGAGATTAGCAttggcttcttggagatgttttCTAGCGTATTGCAGATTTATAATGGAACGAGTTAAAAGGTATGGCTTAATCAATAAAGGATCTGATATTATTGATTTTCGGTTCATAGATATAATAGTCCCAAAAGTAGCTGTCTTTCGGGTTTCCACCTTATCTTTTGCTATGTTTGTTTCTAAGATTTTGGCAATCACCATGTTAATATTTCAGCACCATATCCCGAGTAAAGAAGGGAGTGCGTGGATCAACTGATGATATAGGCTGGTTGCAACGCACTCCTGGCATGCCTCCTGTTAAAGATGGAACAACTAGATTCTTGGAACTGCTTCAGGATGTCAGGTAAATACATTTATGCTCGGCTTATTCTCATAGtttggatttctgaaagttggaaTCGTTGGCTGTACTGTGGCCCATACAATCCTCAATTAGTGCGCTAGCATATGGATAACAATTTTACCTTCACTGGATTGTGATGTTCAACTACTTTCCTTGATGTTTAGAGAAATTGGTTGTGTTCCTGTTAAAATCTTTCTCGTAGCTTAATTTTAAGAGATTAAGTAAAAGCTTCTTCATGAATTTCGTGTTATTGGATTGTGTAGTTGTAATATGAGCAGCAGCAGCTGCATCAGATTCTTATTTCATGCAAAGTAACGATTTATGCTGAAAAACAGGCTCCATTATAGATGTATGGATTCAAATGTTGCCTCCTTTGCCAATACTTCGTATGATTCATGGGCAAGTGCCATAGTAATATAGTTTGATGTGAGGTCAAGTTTTTTTAATTGCTCTGAATGACTTATCAGATTATGTCTGAGCAAGTAAGTAAACTTGAGTTGCAGTGTATTGCTTTGGTTTTGATACATTCATGAATTAGGTGCTAGTGCTACCGACAGGAAGATAGCTTGCATAGGCATGTACTCTGCAAGTCAATATTTTTCACGGCCTAAAATTTCCGACTTTGTGAAGTTGTTTAGTTCATGCCATATGAGCTACAGAGCAATTCACTTTTCAattttgcctaattgattcccTTATGGTTGAATTGGAAAGACATAGTTTCTTGTTCTTTTCTTCCATTTTTATCGCGTTAATTGGAGATGATTTCTTCAAGTCATTCAACTTCTGTGTTTTCTTCAGGAATGGGAATCATACGCTGCCTGATTCATTTGTATACCTTCTTATACCAGGTGAGTTTCTAAGGCGATTCTTGTAGTTAcctaaatttgaagattggcaTTAACTCGTTCAACATTGATCCTTACATCTATGTTTTCTTATATTCATGTGTTAGGCCTTTTTAGTAATCATAGCCCCTTGTACTTTGTTTCCACCAAGAAATTCTTTTCAAAGATGGGACTCGCTTGCCACATTGCCAAGATTCACAGCGAGGTGAAGAAATTTACCTTATCTTTGATTCCCCTGTGCTGTCAAAATTAGTTATAGCTTGCACTTAATCTGTTTGGTTTGCTTCCTAAATGAAGGCCTCAGTGGAGCACAATGCATGGGTGTTGAAACATTATGTTGAAGAGCTTTACTGGGGATCTGGAAAGCGTGTGATGCTTTTTGGTCACAGCAAAGGTGGAGTTGATGCAGCAGCTGCACTTTCAATATATTGGAAAGACTTGCAAGGAAAGGTTGCAGGGTTGGCCCTTGTGCAGAGTCCGTATGGTGGAACTCCCATTGCATCTGATGTGCTTCGTGAAGGCCAGGTTGCCGACAAGAAAGC contains these protein-coding regions:
- the LOC110793877 gene encoding uncharacterized protein isoform X1 gives rise to the protein MDDVFTRILDLTSYLSSPLLHVLEDLFFGIFYGEYSSSVSYHERRSDFGDCSSSSKHNLAIYRGIQSRALNDKEPFCVNTSTETETEAETGQNHGGIPIVFKGLILQLCGSRVFQRLALASWRCFLAYCRFIMERVKSTISRVKKGVRGSTDDIGWLQRTPGMPPVKDGTTRFLELLQDVRNGNHTLPDSFVYLLIPGLFSNHSPLYFVSTKKFFSKMGLACHIAKIHSEASVEHNAWVLKHYVEELYWGSGKRVMLFGHSKGGVDAAAALSIYWKDLQGKVAGLALVQSPYGGTPIASDVLREGQVADKKARRVMELVICKLIKGDFQALEDLTYERRKDFILKHKLPEEIPLISFHSEANIALSVVATLTQIAHAELPWLPLPTLYGVPSDDYYVQPSRRVPVVIPASAAMAVTALHLILRYGEKSDGLVTCRDAEVPGSVVIRPDKKLDHAWMVHSSWNRNPTEPDCNQMCEAILTLLVELDDIKRAGKGKKKGV